From the genome of Bos taurus isolate L1 Dominette 01449 registration number 42190680 breed Hereford chromosome 2, ARS-UCD2.0, whole genome shotgun sequence, one region includes:
- the LOC101903301 gene encoding large ribosomal subunit protein eL15: MGAYKYIQELWRKKQSDVMRFLLRVRCWQYRQLSALHRAPRPTRPDKARRLGYKAKQGYVIYRIRVRRGGRKHPVPKGATYGKPVHHGVNQLKFARSLQSVAEERAGRHCGALRVLNSYWVGEDSTYKFFEVILIDPFHKAIRRNPDTQWITKPVHKHREMRGLTSAGRKSRGLGKGHKFHHTIGGSRRAAWRRRNTLQLHRYR, encoded by the coding sequence TGATGCGCTTCCTGCTGCGGGTGCGCTGCTGGCAGTACCGCCAGCTCTCGGCGCTGCACCGCGCCCCGCGCCCCACCCGGCCCGACAAGGCGCGCAGGCTGGGCTACAAGGCCAAACAAGGCTATGTCATATACCGGATCCGTGTGCGCCGCGGGGGCCGCAAACACCCAGTTCCTAAGGGTGCCACCTACGGCAAGCCTGTCCACCATGGTGTCAACCAGCTCAAGTTTGCTCGAAGCCTGCAGTCGGTTGCGGAGGAGCGTGCTGGCCGCCACTGTGGGGCCCTGAGGGTCCTGAATTCCTACTGGGTTGGTGAAGATTCTACGTACAAATTCTTTGAGGTTATCCTCATTGATCCATTCCATAAAGCTATCAGAAGAAACCCTGACACCCAATGGATCACCAAACCAGTGCATAAGCACAGGGAGATGCGGGGGCTGACGTCTGCAGGCAGAAAGAGCCGCGGCCTGGGCAAGGGCCACAAGTTCCACCACACTATTGGTGGCTCTCGCCGTGCAGCGTGGAGAAGGCGCAATACTCTCCAGCTCCACCGCTACCGCTAA